The Theropithecus gelada isolate Dixy chromosome 11, Tgel_1.0, whole genome shotgun sequence genome includes a region encoding these proteins:
- the LOC112635093 gene encoding ran-binding protein 6-like yields MAATTSAGVPATLSEKQEFYQLLKNLINPSCMVGRQEEEIYENIPGSSSKGEGCSLYYTWTDGYRFCT; encoded by the coding sequence ATGGCGGCAACCACGTCTGCAGGGGTGCCGGCGACCTTGTCGGAAAAGCAAGAGTTTTATCAGCTTCTGAAGAACCTCATCAATCCAAGCTGTATGGTGGGGAGGCAAGAAGAGGAAATCTATGAAAATATCCCAGGATCCTCATCCAAGGGTGAGGGCTGCAGCCTGTACTACACTTGGACAGATGGCTACAGATTTTGCACCTAA